In the genome of Desulforegula conservatrix Mb1Pa, one region contains:
- a CDS encoding ATP-binding protein — MLTGVTLFFSFKNFSEYLGNRVLENQDNLIARIKDEYIRHSGWENLKKDRVIWEKMLETARPFEEERPGGPKMGLPGDPPPFGIKEPDHPMEDDDMLPPPDHDPSFHDSDNIREELEKRFPERFKIWEKTGRLPFIEERIKKDLERRGSHPLLSRLSLFDENSQPIAGKAISMDKHVLRKIEINGKTIGWLGIKTNRMPSHPLDSDYMKRQSIIFLFAGICVLALSGLVSYMVSRHLIKPVKELAEATKALTSRNFETRIDVKSGDELGQLAEDFNMLAFTLKRYEELRRQWLSDISHELRTPVSILRGEIESIQDGIRAFTPETAESLHAEIMRLGRLINDLHDLSTAESGALKISKEPVKPLQILKDTLGVFSKRLMDQRMSVSDMTTGTLEMEIMGDHDRLAQVFSNLLENSLRYTFSPGKLLLNADAKGRFLTINIEDSAPSVPSEALPKLFDRLYRVDESRSRKNGGSGIGLSICKHIIEIHGGTIMADESEAGGVKIQICLPLINT; from the coding sequence ATGCTGACCGGTGTTACTCTGTTTTTTTCGTTCAAAAATTTCTCGGAATACCTTGGAAACAGGGTACTCGAGAATCAGGACAATCTTATAGCAAGAATCAAGGATGAATACATACGACACTCAGGGTGGGAAAACCTTAAAAAGGACAGAGTCATATGGGAGAAAATGCTTGAAACTGCAAGGCCTTTTGAAGAAGAAAGGCCTGGTGGCCCTAAAATGGGACTTCCTGGAGACCCTCCTCCATTTGGAATCAAGGAGCCTGACCACCCAATGGAAGATGACGATATGCTTCCTCCGCCTGATCACGACCCGTCTTTCCATGATTCTGACAATATAAGGGAAGAACTGGAAAAAAGATTCCCCGAAAGATTCAAAATATGGGAAAAGACGGGCAGGCTGCCATTTATAGAAGAAAGAATCAAAAAAGACCTGGAAAGGCGGGGTTCTCATCCTTTGTTATCGAGGCTGAGCCTTTTTGATGAAAACAGCCAGCCAATTGCTGGCAAAGCAATCTCCATGGACAAGCACGTCCTGAGAAAAATTGAAATCAATGGAAAAACCATCGGATGGCTTGGTATAAAAACGAACAGGATGCCATCCCATCCCCTGGATTCGGACTATATGAAGAGGCAGTCCATAATTTTTCTTTTTGCGGGCATATGCGTACTTGCTCTATCAGGACTTGTTTCATACATGGTCTCAAGACATCTTATAAAACCTGTTAAAGAACTTGCCGAAGCTACAAAAGCACTGACTTCAAGAAATTTCGAAACAAGAATAGATGTAAAATCAGGAGATGAACTTGGGCAGCTTGCCGAAGATTTCAACATGCTTGCCTTTACCCTGAAAAGATATGAAGAACTACGCAGACAATGGCTTTCAGACATTTCCCACGAACTTAGAACCCCGGTTTCAATCCTGAGGGGTGAAATCGAATCCATACAGGATGGAATAAGGGCGTTCACTCCTGAAACAGCCGAATCACTCCATGCTGAAATAATGCGACTTGGCAGACTGATAAACGATCTCCATGATCTTTCGACAGCAGAATCAGGGGCCCTTAAAATCAGCAAGGAGCCTGTGAAACCATTGCAAATACTTAAGGATACGCTTGGAGTATTCAGCAAGAGGCTTATGGATCAAAGAATGAGTGTTTCGGATATGACAACAGGTACTCTGGAGATGGAAATAATGGGTGACCATGACCGTCTTGCCCAGGTTTTTTCCAATCTTCTTGAAAATTCACTTAGATATACGTTCTCACCTGGAAAACTTTTGCTGAACGCCGACGCAAAGGGACGCTTTCTGACCATAAACATCGAGGACAGCGCGCCTTCTGTCCCTTCAGAAGCCCTGCCAAAACTTTTTGACAGGCTTTACAGGGTGGATGAGTCAAGAAGCAGAAAAAATGGCGGAAGCGGCATAGGACTTTCAATATGCAAGCATATAATCGAGATTCACGGCGGCACAATAATGGCAGACGAAAGCGAGGCCGGGGGTGTAAAGATACAAATATGCCTGCCTTTAATTAACACATAA
- a CDS encoding response regulator: MSSKHILIVDDEEKIASLVSDYLKNDGYETFILHRGDLVIPSIRKTPPDLIVLDIMMPGMDGISVCREIRKFSEIPIIMLTAKTDEIDRLIGLEIGADDYVCKPFSPRELVARIKAVLRRTERKTEEKIITEGNIRLETETRRVLVNGSEIKLTPSEFGLLASMMSQPDRVFSRNDLLRQVQGYEYEGYDRTIDTHIKNLRKKIGEKIEGENPISGVYGVGYRFSIASK, encoded by the coding sequence ATGAGTTCAAAACATATTCTAATAGTGGATGATGAAGAAAAAATAGCTTCCTTAGTCTCTGATTACCTGAAAAATGACGGGTACGAAACCTTCATCCTTCACAGGGGAGATCTGGTCATTCCGTCAATCAGAAAAACCCCTCCTGATTTGATTGTCCTTGACATAATGATGCCTGGAATGGATGGAATTTCTGTGTGCAGGGAAATCAGAAAATTTTCCGAAATTCCCATAATAATGCTGACGGCAAAGACAGATGAAATAGACAGGCTCATAGGTCTTGAAATAGGTGCCGATGATTATGTCTGCAAGCCTTTCAGCCCCAGGGAGCTTGTTGCGAGGATAAAGGCTGTTTTAAGAAGAACTGAAAGAAAAACAGAAGAAAAAATCATCACCGAAGGCAACATAAGGCTTGAAACAGAAACAAGGCGTGTTCTTGTGAACGGATCTGAAATCAAGCTGACGCCAAGCGAGTTCGGCCTTCTTGCTTCAATGATGTCCCAGCCTGACAGGGTTTTTTCAAGAAACGACCTGTTAAGACAGGTTCAGGGCTATGAATATGAAGGATATGACCGAACCATAGATACTCACATAAAAAATCTGAGAAAAAAAATAGGTGAAAAAATTGAGGGTGAAAATCCGATAAGCGGAGTTTACGGAGTCGGATACAGATTCAGTATTGCATCAAAATAA
- a CDS encoding AI-2E family transporter yields MKNKKKLTEPDSQSRHYFLIALLGVALFGCFKIIQPYLGPIILALIFAIVFHPIHARIEKKLKNRKSLTATISCVLLMTAFVMPLFMITAAAIQQGIESARSIIEWVNQGGIDILMQKPFVATLIEQFHERFIQFQKLFPDLKFQKMDIAAKMMGFSSWMLSFLTDQATIIIKNLTLMVGNFVLMLFVFFFLIKDYDSIVDGILHLSPLSTTQEQRILNRIKDVSSSALLGTLVTGVAQGAAGGFALWLCGLPGLFWGAVMAFASLIPIVGTALIWIPAALYLVIAGRLGAGLFIAIWCLVIVGMMDNVVRPLFMKGGADMSTALIFLSILGGINLFGIMGILYGPLLFGIALVLLYIYEAEYGEFLSHQDRN; encoded by the coding sequence ATGAAAAACAAGAAGAAACTAACCGAACCAGATTCCCAGTCAAGACACTATTTTCTAATAGCTCTTCTTGGAGTAGCGCTATTCGGTTGTTTCAAGATAATTCAGCCTTATCTCGGCCCGATAATACTTGCTCTGATCTTTGCTATTGTCTTTCACCCGATTCATGCACGAATCGAAAAAAAGCTCAAAAACAGAAAAAGCCTCACAGCCACAATTTCATGCGTTTTGCTCATGACAGCATTTGTCATGCCTCTATTCATGATAACCGCTGCGGCTATTCAGCAGGGCATTGAATCAGCGCGATCAATTATAGAATGGGTAAACCAGGGCGGAATAGACATATTAATGCAGAAACCCTTTGTTGCCACACTGATAGAACAATTCCACGAAAGATTCATTCAGTTTCAGAAGTTGTTCCCTGACCTGAAGTTCCAAAAAATGGATATAGCCGCCAAAATGATGGGCTTTTCAAGCTGGATGCTAAGTTTTCTGACTGATCAGGCTACAATAATTATAAAAAACCTGACCCTTATGGTCGGTAATTTCGTTCTTATGCTTTTTGTTTTTTTCTTTCTGATCAAGGATTATGATTCAATTGTTGATGGTATTCTGCATCTTTCCCCACTTTCCACAACCCAGGAACAAAGAATTCTTAACAGGATCAAGGATGTTTCAAGCTCGGCTCTTCTTGGAACTCTTGTAACAGGAGTGGCCCAGGGTGCGGCAGGAGGGTTTGCACTTTGGCTATGCGGTCTTCCTGGGCTTTTCTGGGGAGCAGTCATGGCTTTTGCGTCACTGATTCCAATAGTAGGAACTGCCCTGATATGGATTCCTGCAGCACTTTATCTTGTTATTGCGGGAAGATTGGGAGCAGGATTATTCATAGCCATATGGTGCCTCGTTATAGTCGGGATGATGGACAATGTCGTGCGGCCTCTTTTCATGAAAGGAGGAGCTGACATGAGTACAGCCCTTATTTTTCTTTCCATACTTGGCGGAATCAATCTTTTCGGGATAATGGGAATTCTTTACGGTCCGCTATTATTTGGCATCGCCCTGGTTCTTCTTTATATCTATGAAGCTGAATATGGCGAGTTCCTCAGTCATCAGGACAGAAACTGA
- a CDS encoding crotonase/enoyl-CoA hydratase family protein: MSGYEFYSVEKKGQIAWVYLNRPEKKNAMNPPAWIEPPKIFEELDADPEIRAIILAGKGPAFSAGIDLMSMMNFIPEILNPDQKGGVKPKLIKKIMMMQDTMTCIEKCRKPVIAAVHGFCIGAGLDMITACDIRLSTKEAVFSLREAAVGFVADVGVLQRIQNICGQGITRELAYTAKNISGARAKEILLVNETFDTQEELFAAAEKMALDIAANSPLAVEATKDVLNFGIGKTVDDALKYVASMSANIIPSKDLYEAAAAFAEKRKPVFTGE, translated from the coding sequence ATGAGCGGGTACGAGTTTTATTCAGTTGAAAAAAAAGGCCAGATAGCATGGGTTTATCTTAACAGACCTGAAAAGAAAAACGCCATGAATCCTCCTGCGTGGATTGAACCTCCAAAAATTTTTGAGGAACTTGACGCTGACCCAGAAATCAGAGCCATCATACTTGCTGGCAAGGGCCCTGCTTTTTCAGCCGGAATAGACCTCATGTCCATGATGAATTTCATACCAGAGATACTTAATCCAGACCAGAAAGGCGGAGTCAAGCCCAAGCTCATAAAAAAAATCATGATGATGCAGGATACCATGACCTGTATTGAAAAATGCAGAAAACCAGTTATTGCAGCTGTTCACGGTTTCTGCATTGGTGCCGGACTTGACATGATAACAGCTTGTGACATAAGACTTTCCACAAAAGAAGCCGTATTTTCCCTGAGAGAGGCGGCAGTTGGCTTTGTTGCAGATGTAGGAGTTCTCCAGAGAATTCAGAATATATGCGGTCAGGGCATCACCCGCGAACTTGCTTACACTGCAAAAAATATAAGCGGAGCGAGGGCAAAGGAAATCCTTCTTGTGAACGAAACCTTCGACACCCAGGAAGAACTTTTTGCAGCAGCAGAAAAAATGGCCCTTGATATTGCAGCCAATTCTCCTCTTGCAGTCGAGGCAACAAAAGATGTACTTAACTTCGGGATAGGCAAGACAGTTGATGACGCACTGAAATATGTAGCGTCCATGAGTGCAAACATTATTCCTTCAAAGGATCTCTATGAAGCGGCTGCGGCCTTTGCTGAAAAGCGCAAGCCAGTCTTCACCGGAGAATAG
- the rimO gene encoding 30S ribosomal protein S12 methylthiotransferase RimO has translation MKVYIETLGCVRNSVDSEIMAGRLESAGHLVIDEPEDADAIVVNTCGFVTSAVEEAIDVIIDLSEHKKTGRCKRLIVAGCMAERYKESLVEEMPEADFFMGTGCYQDIVEIVEGRKTENGIILFPDPLKCTLQNADTPRILSTGHIGYLKIAEGCDRHCTYCIIPRLRGKQRSRKIKDILSEAESMIQVGVKEIILVAQDTTFYGKDLNSGENLGKLLTELSSMNKSIWIRTLYGNPDTLDLDVLKTFKSHDNICHYFDLPIQHASDRVLKRMGRRYTNEFMSDLFKKIRKELPDAALRTTVITGFPGETDEDFKILLDFIEETRFDHLGAFIYSDAEDIPSHRLPDHVAPETASSRHEQIMAVQAEISFKNYQKYLNNTLEVMIDDDDPNEDGLYHGHTKYQAPEVDGYTYVDGENLKSGDVVKINITDTFDYDLIGDQI, from the coding sequence ATGAAAGTTTACATTGAAACGTTAGGCTGTGTACGCAACAGCGTTGACAGTGAAATCATGGCCGGCAGGCTTGAGTCTGCCGGCCATTTGGTTATTGATGAGCCTGAGGATGCAGATGCCATAGTGGTCAACACTTGCGGCTTTGTTACTTCTGCGGTGGAAGAAGCTATTGATGTGATTATTGATCTGTCTGAGCACAAAAAAACAGGCCGGTGCAAAAGATTAATAGTCGCAGGATGCATGGCAGAGCGTTACAAGGAAAGCCTTGTTGAAGAAATGCCGGAAGCTGATTTTTTCATGGGAACAGGCTGCTATCAGGATATTGTGGAAATAGTTGAAGGCAGAAAAACCGAAAATGGCATAATTCTTTTCCCTGACCCGTTAAAATGCACCCTTCAAAACGCCGACACCCCAAGAATTCTCAGCACCGGCCATATTGGATATCTCAAAATTGCAGAAGGCTGTGACAGACACTGCACTTACTGCATAATTCCAAGACTACGAGGGAAACAGAGAAGCAGGAAAATAAAGGATATACTGTCCGAGGCAGAATCAATGATTCAGGTTGGTGTGAAGGAAATCATCCTCGTAGCCCAGGACACTACTTTCTACGGCAAGGATCTTAATTCTGGAGAAAATCTTGGCAAGCTCCTGACAGAGCTTTCATCCATGAACAAATCCATCTGGATCAGAACCCTTTACGGCAACCCTGACACCCTTGACCTTGATGTTTTAAAGACATTCAAATCCCATGACAACATCTGTCATTATTTTGACCTGCCGATCCAGCATGCATCAGACAGGGTTCTCAAAAGAATGGGCAGACGCTATACCAATGAATTCATGAGCGATCTTTTCAAAAAAATCAGAAAAGAACTGCCGGACGCGGCCCTTAGAACCACTGTAATCACTGGTTTCCCAGGTGAGACAGACGAAGATTTCAAAATTCTTCTTGATTTTATAGAAGAAACAAGGTTCGACCATCTCGGAGCATTCATATATTCAGACGCTGAAGATATACCGTCACACAGGCTGCCTGACCATGTGGCTCCTGAAACAGCATCTTCAAGACATGAACAGATAATGGCGGTTCAGGCGGAAATTTCTTTCAAGAACTACCAAAAATATCTGAATAATACCCTTGAAGTTATGATAGATGATGACGATCCCAACGAGGACGGCCTGTATCATGGTCATACAAAATACCAGGCCCCTGAAGTAGACGGATACACATACGTCGACGGAGAAAACCTTAAATCCGGAGATGTTGTGAAAATAAATATTACTGACACTTTTGACTATGATCTGATCGGTGACCAGATATGA
- a CDS encoding polyprenyl synthetase family protein, with the protein MTDLKRQLVSRLSPDLEKIEKALVANLDPNIELVKKIAGHLLFSGGKRLRPILMMLSARSCGYEKEDASDFSVIFEYLHAATLLHDDVVDGALVRRGNPAAHTLWDAPAVVLTGDFLLAKSLELAAMSKNPEIIRVIASITREMAQGEIDQMTRKGDFSLSEEEYMSVIKRKTAVLIEGALKTGALLSGAENGKTEALSSYGYHLGMAFQMADDLLDYTTDLETLGKNPGADLREGKMTLPVIESLKNAKYEEKEFMLSMLGSTDFSSDDFEKFISLADKHGGISYTRERAVFHVAQAKKALESFKRNTEIETLEMLADYALLRKS; encoded by the coding sequence ATGACTGATTTGAAAAGACAGCTGGTTTCAAGACTATCTCCAGACCTTGAAAAGATTGAAAAGGCACTTGTGGCCAATCTTGATCCCAACATTGAACTTGTAAAAAAAATAGCGGGACATCTTCTCTTCAGCGGCGGCAAAAGGCTCAGACCCATATTGATGATGCTTTCGGCCCGCTCCTGCGGATATGAAAAAGAAGACGCTTCTGACTTTTCAGTTATTTTTGAATATCTCCACGCAGCGACTCTTCTACATGATGATGTTGTTGACGGAGCCCTTGTCAGAAGAGGGAATCCTGCCGCCCACACATTATGGGACGCGCCCGCAGTTGTTCTCACCGGAGACTTTCTTCTGGCAAAATCACTCGAACTTGCCGCCATGTCGAAAAACCCTGAAATAATAAGGGTAATAGCTTCAATAACCAGGGAAATGGCCCAGGGTGAAATCGACCAGATGACAAGAAAAGGAGATTTTTCACTTTCAGAAGAAGAATACATGTCTGTCATAAAAAGAAAAACAGCCGTATTGATTGAAGGTGCCTTAAAAACAGGCGCGCTTCTCTCGGGAGCAGAAAACGGGAAGACAGAAGCCCTGTCATCGTACGGATATCATCTTGGAATGGCATTTCAGATGGCAGATGATCTGCTTGACTATACGACCGATCTTGAGACCCTTGGAAAGAATCCCGGAGCAGATCTAAGGGAAGGCAAAATGACGCTTCCTGTGATTGAATCTCTTAAGAATGCAAAATATGAAGAAAAGGAGTTCATGCTTTCAATGCTTGGAAGCACCGATTTTTCATCGGATGATTTTGAAAAATTCATATCCCTCGCTGACAAGCACGGAGGCATTTCCTACACAAGGGAAAGAGCAGTATTCCATGTAGCGCAGGCAAAAAAAGCTCTTGAGTCCTTTAAAAGAAACACCGAGATAGAAACGCTTGAAATGTTAGCTGATTATGCATTACTCAGAAAGTCGTAA